In Elaeis guineensis isolate ETL-2024a chromosome 1, EG11, whole genome shotgun sequence, a genomic segment contains:
- the LOC105038972 gene encoding uncharacterized protein isoform X1, whose product METISKPSQELPCIPPPPTQEDHITPVLKPAASEERARRRRREVSSRYLSPTPPNSRSSIPIPSSPFLFPFSGDPRFPHLKKHHRLEKHPRDLEVPPSSTTDETEPSSCYADENRPAAEAKQILATPLALGIQTKAVGTERKRAVRVVGENGVEEQQPQSRKPRIGTPMINAGYRASLSNNCTPKQSSLKRIVAPGIKLPGFVSPARVSPFPLEEDSSSGSVKTSLESSSTDPSEAELHCVSGQGEFCKNPQLLVQKNSIIQAGSEHLPTKSVKQLPENGGSGRHDTIKDFGRRMSFSFCHRSLNLALSNCQQPPFNPTNSVDRPFVASKSQVSTARSVALGLPPQPPSTKPRMDFKKGKKSSNCQEDIHALRPLNNGYLQWRFINAKAQAAVHARTIAAEKSLYSHGLKLSEMRDSVVVKRIELEQVNRTRKLQAIIEDQMPYLDQWTAVEGDHSSSLSGAIKALQDASLRLPVIGDVKADISELDEVLQSALEMLEELSSCVERFLPQVEEVENVISDLASMVSRERALFEECRDLISMAYELQVKECSLRSQLVQQKQNRVREQHCRCYQSSQRNDTRVTSTWRNAPFFNTKVSPFERGCLGISLG is encoded by the exons ATGGAGACCATCTCCAAACCCTCTCAAGAACTCCCCTGCATCCCCCCTCCTCCCACCCAAGAAGACCACATCACCCCAGTGCTCAAACCGGCGGCGTCGGAGGAGCGAGCCCGGCGGCGGAGGAGGGAGGTCAGCTCCAGATATTTATCACCAACGCCGCCGAATTCACGATCGTCCATTCCCATTCCTTCCTCTCCTTTCCTGTTTCCCTTTTCTGGAGACCCCCGTTTCCCTCACCTCAAGAAACATCATCGCCTAGAGAAGCATCCACGGGACTTGGAAGTCCCTCCATCAAGCACTACCGATGAGACGGAACCCTCTTCATGCTACGCCGACGAGAACCGGCCGGCGGCGGAGGCGAAACAAATCTTGGCGACTCCTCTGGCATTGGGGATCCAAACCAAGGCCGTCGGAACGGAGCGGAAACGGGCTGTAAGGGTAGTCGGTGAGAATGGCGTCGAGGAGCAGCAGCCACAATCAAGGAAGCCGAGGATTGGCACTCCAATGATAAATGCAGGTTATCGGGCGAGTTTGAGTAATAATTGCACTCCAAAGCAGTCATCCTTGAAGAGAATTGTAGCTCCGGGGATCAAATTGCCCGGGTTTGTCAGCCCGGCTCGAGTGAGTCCTTTCCCTTTGGAGGAAGATAGCAGCAGTGGGTCGGTCAAAACATCGTTGGAGAGTTCTTCTACCGATCCCTCTGAAGCTGAATTGCATTGTGTGAGTGGCCAGGGTGAGTTCTGCAAGAACCCTCAACTTCTGGTTCAGAAGAATTCAATAATACAGGCAGGGTCAGAACACCTACCGACCAAGTCAGTGAAGCAGTTGCCAGAGAATGGGGGCTCCGGCAGGCACGATACCATCAAGGATTTTGGTCGAAGGATGTCATTCTCTTTCTGCCACCGCTCGCTGAATTTGGCTCTGTCAAATTGTCAGCAGCCTCCCTTCAATCCAACCAACTCTGTGGATAGACCTTTCGTTGCTTCGAAATCTCAAGTCAGCACGGCAAGGTCAGTGGCACTTGGTCTGCCTCCCCAACCACCAAGCACAAAGCCAAGGATGGACTTCAAGAAGGGAAAAAAGTCGTCAAACTGTCAAGAAGACATTCATGCCCTGCGCCCACTCAATAACGGTTATCTTCAGTGGAGATTCATCAATGCAAAAGCCCAGGCAGCAGTTCATGCTCGGACCATTGCAGCAGAG AAATCACTTTATAGCCATGGACTTAAGTTATCAGAAATGCGAGATTCTGTTGTGGTGAAGAGGATTGAACTTGAACAGGTTAACAGAACAAGGAAGTTGCAAGCCATCATTGAAGATCAA ATGCCATATTTGGATCAATGGACTGCTGTTGAAGGAGATCATTCAAGTTCTCTTTCAGGGGCCATAAAGGCTTTGCAGGATGCTTCACTTCGACTTCCAGTAATTGGGGATGTGAAG GCAGATATCagtgagcttgatgaagttctgCAATCTGCATTGGAAATGCTGGAGGAATTATCTTCTTGTGTTGAGAGGTTTCTACCACAG GTGGAAGAGGTGGAAAATGTAATCTCAGACCTTGCAAGCATGGTGAGCAGAGAAAGAGCATTATTTGAAGAGTGCAGGGATCTCATATCCATGGCATATGAGTTGCAG GTGAAGGAGTGCAGCTTAAGAAGCCAACTAGTTCAACAAAAGCAGAACCGTGTAAG AGAACAGCATTGCAGGTGCTACCAATCATCTCAGAGAAATGATACAAGGGTTACCAGTACTTGGAGGAACGCTCCATTTTTTAACACCAAAGTTTCCCCATTTGAAAGAGGGTGCCTTGGAATCTCCTTGGGCTAG
- the LOC105038972 gene encoding uncharacterized protein isoform X2, with product METISKPSQELPCIPPPPTQEDHITPVLKPAASEERARRRRREVSSRYLSPTPPNSRSSIPIPSSPFLFPFSGDPRFPHLKKHHRLEKHPRDLEVPPSSTTDETEPSSCYADENRPAAEAKQILATPLALGIQTKAVGTERKRAVRVVGENGVEEQQPQSRKPRIGTPMINAGYRASLSNNCTPKQSSLKRIVAPGIKLPGFVSPARVSPFPLEEDSSSGSVKTSLESSSTDPSEAELHCVSGQGEFCKNPQLLVQKNSIIQAGSEHLPTKSVKQLPENGGSGRHDTIKDFGRRMSFSFCHRSLNLALSNCQQPPFNPTNSVDRPFVASKSQVSTARSVALGLPPQPPSTKPRMDFKKGKKSSNCQEDIHALRPLNNGYLQWRFINAKAQAAVHARTIAAEKSLYSHGLKLSEMRDSVVVKRIELEQVNRTRKLQAIIEDQMPYLDQWTAVEGDHSSSLSGAIKALQDASLRLPVIGDVKADISELDEVLQSALEMLEELSSCVERFLPQVEEVENVISDLASMVSRERALFEECRDLISMAYELQVKECSLRSQLVQQKQNRVRSLRAYTIVRRQFFWMNYTFLI from the exons ATGGAGACCATCTCCAAACCCTCTCAAGAACTCCCCTGCATCCCCCCTCCTCCCACCCAAGAAGACCACATCACCCCAGTGCTCAAACCGGCGGCGTCGGAGGAGCGAGCCCGGCGGCGGAGGAGGGAGGTCAGCTCCAGATATTTATCACCAACGCCGCCGAATTCACGATCGTCCATTCCCATTCCTTCCTCTCCTTTCCTGTTTCCCTTTTCTGGAGACCCCCGTTTCCCTCACCTCAAGAAACATCATCGCCTAGAGAAGCATCCACGGGACTTGGAAGTCCCTCCATCAAGCACTACCGATGAGACGGAACCCTCTTCATGCTACGCCGACGAGAACCGGCCGGCGGCGGAGGCGAAACAAATCTTGGCGACTCCTCTGGCATTGGGGATCCAAACCAAGGCCGTCGGAACGGAGCGGAAACGGGCTGTAAGGGTAGTCGGTGAGAATGGCGTCGAGGAGCAGCAGCCACAATCAAGGAAGCCGAGGATTGGCACTCCAATGATAAATGCAGGTTATCGGGCGAGTTTGAGTAATAATTGCACTCCAAAGCAGTCATCCTTGAAGAGAATTGTAGCTCCGGGGATCAAATTGCCCGGGTTTGTCAGCCCGGCTCGAGTGAGTCCTTTCCCTTTGGAGGAAGATAGCAGCAGTGGGTCGGTCAAAACATCGTTGGAGAGTTCTTCTACCGATCCCTCTGAAGCTGAATTGCATTGTGTGAGTGGCCAGGGTGAGTTCTGCAAGAACCCTCAACTTCTGGTTCAGAAGAATTCAATAATACAGGCAGGGTCAGAACACCTACCGACCAAGTCAGTGAAGCAGTTGCCAGAGAATGGGGGCTCCGGCAGGCACGATACCATCAAGGATTTTGGTCGAAGGATGTCATTCTCTTTCTGCCACCGCTCGCTGAATTTGGCTCTGTCAAATTGTCAGCAGCCTCCCTTCAATCCAACCAACTCTGTGGATAGACCTTTCGTTGCTTCGAAATCTCAAGTCAGCACGGCAAGGTCAGTGGCACTTGGTCTGCCTCCCCAACCACCAAGCACAAAGCCAAGGATGGACTTCAAGAAGGGAAAAAAGTCGTCAAACTGTCAAGAAGACATTCATGCCCTGCGCCCACTCAATAACGGTTATCTTCAGTGGAGATTCATCAATGCAAAAGCCCAGGCAGCAGTTCATGCTCGGACCATTGCAGCAGAG AAATCACTTTATAGCCATGGACTTAAGTTATCAGAAATGCGAGATTCTGTTGTGGTGAAGAGGATTGAACTTGAACAGGTTAACAGAACAAGGAAGTTGCAAGCCATCATTGAAGATCAA ATGCCATATTTGGATCAATGGACTGCTGTTGAAGGAGATCATTCAAGTTCTCTTTCAGGGGCCATAAAGGCTTTGCAGGATGCTTCACTTCGACTTCCAGTAATTGGGGATGTGAAG GCAGATATCagtgagcttgatgaagttctgCAATCTGCATTGGAAATGCTGGAGGAATTATCTTCTTGTGTTGAGAGGTTTCTACCACAG GTGGAAGAGGTGGAAAATGTAATCTCAGACCTTGCAAGCATGGTGAGCAGAGAAAGAGCATTATTTGAAGAGTGCAGGGATCTCATATCCATGGCATATGAGTTGCAG GTGAAGGAGTGCAGCTTAAGAAGCCAACTAGTTCAACAAAAGCAGAACCGTGTAAG GTCTCTAAGAGCCTACACCATAGTGAGAAGAcaatttttttggatgaattaCACATTTCTCATCTAA